Proteins co-encoded in one Marinobacter qingdaonensis genomic window:
- a CDS encoding putative selenate ABC transporter substrate-binding protein gives MALNMIRKLAAASVLLLSCSAAVSAQTLVFTAIPDEDETKLVERFRGIADYLSENLDVDVRYIPVKSYAAAVSAFRNNQVQLAWFGGLSGVQARSLVPGSQAIAQGVEDQAFYSHIIAHKSTGLDEAENLPEDLRGKTFTFGSKGSTSGRLIPEYYIREAFNEAPDEVFSRVGFSGNHTRTLRLVEAGTYEVGAINFAVWDKETKDGNVDTDAVKVIWTTPSYPNYQWSIRGDADETFGDGFTDRVQQALLNMKDKELLDSFPRSGFIPVSNDAYKPIEVVGKQIGIID, from the coding sequence ATGGCTCTGAATATGATACGGAAATTGGCCGCTGCAAGTGTCTTGCTGTTGTCTTGTTCGGCCGCTGTTTCAGCCCAAACTCTGGTGTTCACTGCGATTCCTGACGAAGATGAAACCAAGCTGGTTGAGCGCTTCCGTGGCATTGCCGACTACCTGTCAGAAAACCTCGACGTGGACGTCCGCTACATCCCGGTGAAATCCTACGCTGCTGCCGTATCCGCATTCCGCAACAACCAGGTCCAGCTGGCCTGGTTTGGTGGCTTGTCCGGCGTTCAGGCGCGTTCCCTGGTACCCGGCTCCCAGGCCATCGCCCAGGGCGTGGAGGACCAGGCGTTCTATTCTCATATCATTGCCCACAAGAGCACCGGCCTGGACGAGGCGGAAAACCTGCCTGAGGACCTGCGCGGCAAAACCTTCACCTTTGGCTCCAAAGGCTCCACCTCCGGCCGCCTGATCCCAGAGTACTACATCCGCGAAGCCTTCAACGAGGCGCCGGACGAGGTGTTCTCACGGGTCGGTTTCAGCGGCAACCACACCCGCACCCTGCGTCTGGTCGAAGCTGGCACCTATGAAGTCGGAGCGATCAACTTTGCGGTCTGGGACAAGGAAACCAAGGATGGCAACGTCGACACCGATGCCGTCAAGGTGATCTGGACCACGCCCAGCTATCCCAACTACCAGTGGAGCATTCGCGGTGATGCGGACGAGACCTTCGGTGACGGCTTTACCGATCGCGTTCAGCAGGCGCTGTTGAACATGAAGGATAAGGAACTGCTGGACAGCTTCCCGCGTTCCGGTTTTATCCCGGTATCCAACGACGCCTATAAGCCGATCGAAGTGGTAGGAAAGCAGATCGGAATCATCGATTAA
- a CDS encoding DMT family transporter, whose protein sequence is MHATRIKGLTIAAVGVLFITPDALLVKITSVDPVVFLFWRGLLLALSFLMINSCRYGAGLLDEMKRCGWKGWFCALAFAVSTLGFVVGMKNTAAGNVLVILNTAPVIAALIAWVVWREVLPLRTWVIIGVCVAGATIMAWGEWGRGEPLGMIMAVTAATALAANLNVARSHPDADMSVMLMFGALVLAAIAAGFGGAQLPSARDSFFIGLLCLVFLPVAATLIQIGPRYIPAAEVSMMLLLETVIGAFLVWLVLGEVPTTLSLIGGVIVFSALLAHGWIEVSRFRKARLNG, encoded by the coding sequence TTGCACGCTACGCGCATCAAGGGATTGACCATCGCCGCCGTTGGGGTCCTGTTCATCACGCCGGATGCCCTCCTGGTCAAGATCACCTCGGTCGACCCGGTGGTCTTCCTGTTCTGGCGCGGGTTGCTGCTGGCGCTCAGCTTCCTGATGATCAACAGCTGTCGCTACGGCGCCGGATTGCTGGATGAGATGAAGCGCTGCGGCTGGAAAGGCTGGTTCTGTGCCCTGGCCTTTGCCGTCAGCACCCTGGGCTTTGTGGTGGGCATGAAGAACACCGCCGCCGGCAATGTGCTGGTAATCCTGAACACCGCGCCGGTGATCGCCGCCCTCATCGCCTGGGTGGTCTGGCGCGAAGTGCTGCCGCTGCGAACCTGGGTGATCATCGGGGTGTGTGTGGCGGGCGCCACCATCATGGCGTGGGGCGAATGGGGCCGGGGTGAACCTCTGGGCATGATCATGGCGGTGACCGCCGCCACTGCCCTGGCGGCCAACCTGAACGTGGCCCGCTCCCACCCGGACGCGGACATGAGCGTGATGCTGATGTTCGGCGCCCTGGTCCTGGCCGCCATCGCCGCCGGCTTTGGCGGAGCCCAGTTGCCCTCAGCCCGGGACAGTTTCTTCATCGGCCTGCTGTGCCTGGTGTTCCTGCCGGTCGCCGCCACCCTGATCCAGATTGGCCCCCGCTACATCCCGGCGGCGGAGGTCAGCATGATGCTGTTGCTGGAAACCGTAATCGGTGCCTTCCTGGTTTGGTTGGTGCTTGGCGAAGTGCCGACCACCCTCAGCCTGATCGGTGGGGTGATCGTGTTCTCGGCCCTGCTCGCCCACGGCTGGATTGAGGTCAGCCGGTTCCGTAAGGCACGCCTGAACGGCTGA
- a CDS encoding enoyl-CoA hydratase, with amino-acid sequence MADMEPLVRKYSDNGITTLTLNQPQRRNSLSMAMLQQLSEDLDTIAQDTETRVLVLAAHGNVFCAGHDLREIRENFDAHEFQLALFEQCSKVMQQIVNLPKPVIARVAGVATAAGCQLVASCDLAVAADTARFATPGVNIGLFCSTPMVALSRNVSRKHAMEMLLTGEMIGAVRAEAIGLINRAVDEQILDETVYRMARTIADKSSHTLKIGKEAFYRQLELPLGEAYDFTSQVMAENLQAVDAKEGICAFLDKRKPEWNDL; translated from the coding sequence ATGGCCGACATGGAGCCGCTGGTACGCAAATACAGCGACAATGGAATCACCACACTGACACTCAATCAGCCGCAGCGCCGCAACAGCCTGTCGATGGCGATGCTGCAGCAGTTGTCGGAGGACCTGGACACCATTGCCCAGGACACCGAAACGCGGGTGCTGGTGCTGGCCGCCCACGGCAACGTGTTCTGTGCCGGTCACGACCTGCGGGAAATCCGGGAGAATTTTGACGCCCACGAGTTCCAGCTGGCCCTGTTCGAGCAGTGCAGCAAGGTGATGCAGCAGATCGTCAACCTGCCCAAACCGGTCATCGCCCGGGTGGCGGGGGTCGCCACCGCCGCCGGCTGTCAGCTCGTCGCCAGCTGTGATCTGGCCGTGGCCGCGGACACGGCACGTTTCGCCACCCCCGGGGTCAACATCGGCCTGTTCTGTTCCACGCCGATGGTGGCCCTGTCGCGCAACGTGTCGCGCAAGCACGCCATGGAGATGTTGCTGACCGGCGAGATGATCGGGGCGGTGCGGGCCGAGGCCATTGGCCTGATCAACCGCGCCGTGGATGAGCAGATTCTGGATGAAACCGTGTACCGGATGGCTCGCACCATCGCCGACAAATCCAGCCACACCCTGAAAATCGGCAAGGAGGCGTTTTACCGGCAACTGGAGCTGCCTCTGGGCGAGGCCTACGATTTCACGTCCCAGGTGATGGCGGAGAACCTGCAGGCGGTGGACGCCAAAGAGGGCATCTGCGCGTTCCTGGACAAGCGCAAACCGGAATGGAACGACCTCTGA
- a CDS encoding ATP-binding cassette domain-containing protein, which translates to MSGFDLSGLAASFGGERVIGPLSLQVKEGERVALVGKSGAGKSTLISLIHQQVGRSSSLVPQDLGLVNALPVFHNVFMGQLDAHPTWYNTLTLIRPFAKDSAAVRALLKELSMPEKIWVPTASLSGGQRQRVAIARAVFREADMLLADEPVSALDGPMSHLVMKLINQRFATSVVALHDVDLALQYCTRIVGIQDGQIALDEHSERLTSADITPLY; encoded by the coding sequence ATGTCAGGATTTGATCTATCGGGCCTAGCGGCCTCGTTTGGAGGGGAGCGGGTGATTGGCCCGCTTTCCCTCCAAGTGAAAGAAGGAGAGCGAGTTGCGCTGGTCGGTAAGAGCGGCGCGGGAAAGTCGACACTGATCAGCCTGATCCATCAGCAGGTTGGCCGCAGTTCTTCCCTGGTCCCACAGGACCTGGGCTTGGTGAACGCCCTGCCGGTGTTCCACAACGTATTCATGGGTCAGCTGGATGCCCACCCAACCTGGTACAACACCCTCACCCTGATTCGCCCCTTCGCCAAAGATTCCGCCGCCGTGCGCGCGCTGCTGAAAGAGCTGTCGATGCCCGAGAAGATCTGGGTCCCCACGGCATCCCTGTCCGGTGGCCAACGGCAGCGGGTCGCGATCGCCAGGGCGGTGTTTCGCGAGGCGGACATGCTCTTGGCGGATGAGCCTGTGTCCGCATTGGATGGGCCCATGTCGCACCTGGTCATGAAACTGATCAACCAGCGCTTTGCCACCAGTGTAGTGGCCCTGCACGATGTGGATCTGGCGTTGCAGTACTGCACCCGTATCGTTGGCATTCAGGACGGACAGATTGCCCTGGATGAACACAGCGAGCGACTGACCTCCGCCGACATTACCCCACTGTACTGA
- a CDS encoding ABC transporter ATP-binding protein yields MQPDISVKHLSKVYGDGFQALKDINLEINRGEIFALLGPNGAGKTTLISIICGIVNLSQGTVEAAGHDIVKDYRKARQSIGLVPQELNTDSFETVWDAVSFSRGLFGKAPKPAHIEKVLKDLSLWDKRNNRIMSLSGGMKRRVMIAKALSHEPQILFLDEPTAGVDVELRRDMWDMVRKLRENGVTIILTTHYIEEAEEMADRIGVIRQGEIILVEDKSQLMSKLGKKELRLQLQSKLNRMPGQLTLEPIELSDDGYELIYTFDSQQEQAGVARLLRTLGDLGIEYRDLQTRESSLEEIFVGLVHE; encoded by the coding sequence GTGCAGCCGGACATTTCCGTTAAGCACCTTAGCAAGGTCTATGGTGACGGTTTTCAGGCCCTGAAGGACATCAACCTGGAGATCAACCGGGGCGAAATTTTCGCCCTTCTCGGCCCGAACGGTGCCGGTAAAACCACCCTGATCAGCATCATCTGCGGCATCGTGAATCTGTCCCAGGGCACCGTCGAGGCCGCCGGCCACGACATCGTCAAGGACTACCGCAAGGCGCGCCAGTCCATCGGTCTGGTGCCCCAGGAGTTGAACACCGATTCCTTCGAGACCGTGTGGGATGCGGTGTCATTCAGTCGGGGTCTGTTCGGCAAGGCTCCGAAGCCCGCGCACATCGAAAAGGTCCTGAAAGACCTGTCTCTGTGGGACAAGCGCAACAACCGGATCATGTCCCTGTCCGGAGGCATGAAGCGCCGGGTGATGATCGCCAAGGCGCTTTCCCACGAGCCCCAGATCCTGTTCCTCGACGAGCCTACCGCCGGCGTGGATGTCGAGCTGCGCCGCGACATGTGGGACATGGTCCGGAAACTCCGGGAAAACGGCGTCACCATCATCCTCACCACCCACTACATCGAGGAAGCCGAGGAGATGGCGGATCGGATCGGCGTGATCCGCCAGGGCGAGATCATCCTGGTCGAGGATAAGTCCCAGTTGATGAGCAAGCTCGGCAAAAAGGAGCTGCGCCTGCAACTGCAAAGCAAGTTGAACCGCATGCCGGGCCAGCTCACCCTCGAGCCGATCGAACTGTCCGATGACGGCTACGAGCTGATCTACACCTTCGATTCGCAGCAGGAACAGGCCGGCGTTGCCCGCCTGCTCCGTACCCTGGGCGACCTGGGCATCGAGTATCGGGACCTGCAGACCCGCGAGAGTTCCCTGGAAGAGATTTTCGTCGGCCTGGTGCACGAGTAG
- a CDS encoding ABC transporter permease: MNLYGVRAIYQFEMARMKRTVMQSVLSPVISTCLYFVVFGSAIGARMGDIDNISYGAYIIPGLVMLSLLMQSISNASFGIYMPKFSGTIYEVLSAPVSYVEVVLGYVGAAATKSVFLGLIILATARLFVDYDVLHPFWMLSFLVLTSVTFSLFGFIIGIWADGFEKLQIVPMMIVTPLVFLGGTFYSIDMLPPIWQTISLFNPVVYLISGFRWAFYGVSDVHVGISVAMTLVFLTACMVAVWYIFKTGYRLRS, translated from the coding sequence ATGAACCTTTACGGCGTTCGCGCTATTTACCAGTTTGAAATGGCCCGCATGAAACGCACGGTGATGCAGAGCGTGCTGTCGCCGGTCATTTCCACCTGCCTGTATTTCGTGGTGTTTGGCTCGGCCATCGGCGCCCGCATGGGCGATATCGACAACATCAGCTACGGGGCCTACATCATTCCCGGCCTGGTCATGCTATCGCTGCTGATGCAGAGCATCTCCAACGCCTCCTTCGGCATCTACATGCCGAAATTCTCCGGCACCATCTACGAGGTATTGTCCGCGCCCGTGTCCTACGTCGAGGTGGTACTCGGCTACGTCGGCGCCGCCGCCACCAAATCCGTTTTCCTCGGGCTGATCATCCTGGCGACGGCCCGGCTGTTCGTCGATTACGACGTGCTGCACCCGTTCTGGATGCTCTCGTTCCTGGTGCTGACCTCGGTCACCTTCAGCCTGTTCGGCTTCATCATCGGGATCTGGGCCGACGGCTTCGAGAAACTGCAGATCGTGCCCATGATGATCGTGACTCCCCTGGTGTTCCTCGGCGGCACCTTTTACTCGATCGATATGCTGCCACCGATCTGGCAGACCATCAGCCTGTTCAACCCGGTGGTGTATCTGATCAGCGGCTTCCGCTGGGCTTTCTACGGCGTCTCCGACGTGCACGTGGGTATCAGCGTGGCCATGACCCTGGTGTTCCTGACCGCCTGCATGGTCGCAGTCTGGTACATCTTCAAGACCGGCTATCGCCTGCGGTCATGA
- a CDS encoding DUF192 domain-containing protein, protein MKFVAGAVVAALVGLTALVAVSHGAAVTPQPELRTVEACFQTGERAVPVLLEVASSRQERQKGLMGRDALARDTGMLFQYRHAQGPDRGFWMHNTRLPLDIAYLNAEGRIGSIVPMAPCTSSRGADCPTYPAGVSFIYAVEMNQGFFDRHGLEVGDPLLTGSEHCPDR, encoded by the coding sequence ATGAAGTTCGTCGCGGGTGCCGTCGTTGCCGCCCTTGTCGGTCTGACAGCCCTGGTCGCCGTCAGCCATGGGGCAGCGGTGACCCCGCAACCTGAGCTGCGCACCGTCGAGGCCTGCTTTCAGACCGGAGAGCGAGCGGTGCCGGTGCTGTTGGAGGTGGCGAGCAGCCGCCAGGAGCGCCAGAAAGGCCTGATGGGCCGGGACGCCCTGGCGCGGGACACCGGCATGCTGTTCCAGTACCGCCATGCCCAAGGGCCGGACCGGGGCTTCTGGATGCACAACACGCGGCTGCCGCTCGATATCGCCTACCTGAACGCGGAAGGCCGGATTGGCAGCATCGTGCCCATGGCCCCCTGCACCTCGTCCCGGGGTGCCGACTGCCCCACCTACCCGGCCGGCGTCAGCTTTATCTACGCGGTGGAAATGAACCAGGGTTTTTTCGACAGGCATGGCCTTGAGGTCGGCGATCCCCTGTTGACGGGCAGCGAGCACTGCCCGGATCGCTGA
- a CDS encoding ABC transporter permease yields MFSSPTVRVSFLFVAIALVGLVFADIAITAANPWKDLGRFFMGVVTPDFFSSEGVALALLRTVAFAFVGVALGSMVGFVLSLVYRNPVVRTFCAFIRAIHELFWALIFLQFFGFHPLTGVLAIAIPYAGIFAKVYSEIFEEADPTPGRLLPPGTGVVSAFLYTRIPDCWVQLRTYTAYRLECGLRSSAILGFVGLPTLGFFLESAFSQGHYSEAGAMLILFYVLIATMPLWVRPKLLPVYILGAPFFLGEGLPIVWGNVQRFFTQDILPSPLRNGDGIGGLLPWLGDVMATEALPGIWNTVILTQIALVATGILALLAFPLISNHFGGPVRRTGGHVFLVIARSTPEYILAYILLQLWGPSMLPAVIALALHNGGIIGHLIGRQSSAIQLRPDAAAGFNRYTYELVPRVYRAFLAFLFYRWEIIMRETAILGILGIYTLGFYVDSAIQNIQFDRAMVLIIITALLNIGVDALGRLIRRKLALQTMPTC; encoded by the coding sequence ATGTTCTCTTCACCCACGGTTCGAGTCAGCTTTCTCTTCGTCGCCATTGCCCTGGTCGGGCTGGTGTTTGCTGACATCGCCATCACCGCCGCCAACCCGTGGAAGGACCTCGGCCGGTTCTTCATGGGCGTGGTGACACCGGATTTCTTCAGCTCCGAGGGCGTTGCCCTGGCGCTGTTGCGAACGGTGGCCTTCGCGTTCGTGGGTGTGGCCCTGGGCAGCATGGTCGGTTTCGTGCTGTCGCTGGTGTATCGGAACCCGGTGGTTCGCACCTTCTGCGCGTTCATCCGCGCCATTCATGAGCTGTTCTGGGCGCTCATTTTCCTGCAGTTTTTCGGCTTTCACCCGCTCACCGGCGTGCTGGCGATTGCCATTCCCTACGCCGGCATCTTCGCCAAGGTGTATTCCGAGATTTTCGAAGAGGCAGACCCAACCCCCGGCCGCCTGCTGCCGCCGGGCACTGGCGTGGTGTCTGCGTTCCTGTACACCCGCATTCCGGACTGCTGGGTTCAATTAAGAACCTACACCGCCTACCGGCTAGAGTGTGGTTTGCGCTCGAGCGCGATCCTGGGCTTTGTCGGTCTACCCACCCTTGGCTTTTTCCTGGAATCTGCGTTTTCCCAGGGCCATTACTCCGAAGCCGGGGCCATGCTCATTCTGTTTTATGTGCTGATTGCCACCATGCCGCTCTGGGTCAGGCCCAAGCTGCTCCCGGTCTACATACTCGGGGCGCCCTTCTTTCTCGGTGAGGGCCTGCCCATCGTCTGGGGCAATGTGCAGCGTTTCTTTACCCAGGACATCCTGCCCTCGCCCCTGCGCAATGGTGACGGCATTGGCGGCCTGCTCCCGTGGCTCGGGGATGTGATGGCGACCGAAGCCCTGCCGGGCATCTGGAACACCGTCATTCTGACCCAGATTGCCCTGGTAGCCACCGGCATCCTTGCGCTCCTGGCGTTTCCGCTGATCTCGAATCACTTCGGCGGGCCGGTCCGCCGCACCGGCGGGCACGTGTTTCTGGTGATTGCCCGCTCTACCCCGGAATACATCCTGGCGTACATCCTGCTGCAGCTCTGGGGGCCGTCGATGCTGCCCGCGGTCATTGCCCTGGCGTTGCACAATGGCGGCATCATCGGGCACCTGATCGGCCGGCAATCCAGCGCGATACAACTGCGCCCCGATGCGGCGGCCGGTTTCAATCGCTATACCTACGAGCTGGTACCCCGGGTGTATCGGGCGTTCCTGGCGTTCCTGTTCTATCGATGGGAAATCATCATGCGGGAAACCGCGATTCTGGGCATTCTGGGTATCTACACCCTCGGCTTCTATGTCGACAGCGCCATTCAAAACATCCAGTTTGACCGGGCCATGGTGCTGATCATCATCACCGCGCTGCTGAATATCGGAGTGGACGCCCTCGGCCGCTTGATCCGCCGCAAGCTGGCGTTGCAGACCATGCCCACCTGCTAG